In Pithys albifrons albifrons isolate INPA30051 chromosome 6, PitAlb_v1, whole genome shotgun sequence, a single genomic region encodes these proteins:
- the SRSF5 gene encoding serine/arginine-rich splicing factor 5 isoform X2 → MSGCRVFIGRLNPAAREKDVERFFKGYGRIRDIDLKRGFGFVEFEDPRDADDAVYELDGKELCSERVTIEHARARSRGRGRGRYSDRFSSRRPRSDRRNAPPLRTENRLIVENLSSRVSWQDLKDFMRQAGEVTFADAHRPKLNEGVVEFASYSDLKNAIEKLSGKEINGRKIKLIEGSKRHRSRSRSRSRSRSSSGSRSRSRSRSRKSYSRSRSRSHSKSRSVSRSPVPDKSQKRRSSSRSKSPSVDRQRSRSRSRSVDSGN, encoded by the exons ATGAGCGGCTGCCGCGTCTTCATCGGGAGGCTGAACCCGGCCGCCAGGGAGAAGGATGTGGAGAGGTTTTTCAAAGGATACGGACGCATCCGCGACATCGATCTCAAGAGAGGGTTCGGGTTTGTG GAATTTGAAGATCCGAGGGATGCAGATGATGCCGTCTATGAATTGGATGGAAAGGAGCTTTGCAGTGAGAG ggTGACAATTGAGCATGCCAGAGCACGCTcaaggggcagaggcagagggaggTACTCTGACCGTTTCAGTAGCCGCCGGCCACGCAGTGACAGGAG aaatgcCCCACCTTTAAGAACAGAAAATCGCCTCATAGTGGAAAACTTGTCTTCCCGAGTCAGCTGGCAG GATCTCAAAGACTTCATGAGACAAGCTGGGGAAGTAACCTTTGCAGATGCACACAGACCTAAATTAAATGAAGG gGTGGTTGAATTCGCCTCTTACAGTGATTTAAAGAATGCTATTGAAAAGCTTTCGGGTAAAGAAATTAATGGAAGGAAAATCAAACTAATCGAAGGCAGCAAAAGGCACAG GTCCAGAAGCAGGTCAAGGTCACGGAGCAGAAGCTCATCTGGGTCTCGCAGCCGTTCCCGTTCTCGCAGCCGCAAGTCTTACAGCAGGTCACGGAGCAGGAGCCATAGCAAGTCTCGATCAGTCAGTCGATCTCCAGTGCCAGACAAGAGCCAGAAACGTCGTTCTTCCAGTAGATCAAAATCTCCATCTGTGGATCGGCAGAGGTCTAGATCAAGGTCCAGATCTGTTGACAGTGGCAACTGA
- the SRSF5 gene encoding serine/arginine-rich splicing factor 5 isoform X1, whose protein sequence is MSGCRVFIGRLNPAAREKDVERFFKGYGRIRDIDLKRGFGFVEFEDPRDADDAVYELDGKELCSERVTIEHARARSRGRGRGRYSDRFSSRRPRSDRRNAPPLRTENRLIVENLSSRVSWQDLKDFMRQAGEVTFADAHRPKLNEGVVEFASYSDLKNAIEKLSGKEINGRKIKLIEGSKRHSRSRSRSRSRSRSSSGSRSRSRSRSRKSYSRSRSRSHSKSRSVSRSPVPDKSQKRRSSSRSKSPSVDRQRSRSRSRSVDSGN, encoded by the exons ATGAGCGGCTGCCGCGTCTTCATCGGGAGGCTGAACCCGGCCGCCAGGGAGAAGGATGTGGAGAGGTTTTTCAAAGGATACGGACGCATCCGCGACATCGATCTCAAGAGAGGGTTCGGGTTTGTG GAATTTGAAGATCCGAGGGATGCAGATGATGCCGTCTATGAATTGGATGGAAAGGAGCTTTGCAGTGAGAG ggTGACAATTGAGCATGCCAGAGCACGCTcaaggggcagaggcagagggaggTACTCTGACCGTTTCAGTAGCCGCCGGCCACGCAGTGACAGGAG aaatgcCCCACCTTTAAGAACAGAAAATCGCCTCATAGTGGAAAACTTGTCTTCCCGAGTCAGCTGGCAG GATCTCAAAGACTTCATGAGACAAGCTGGGGAAGTAACCTTTGCAGATGCACACAGACCTAAATTAAATGAAGG gGTGGTTGAATTCGCCTCTTACAGTGATTTAAAGAATGCTATTGAAAAGCTTTCGGGTAAAGAAATTAATGGAAGGAAAATCAAACTAATCGAAGGCAGCAAAAGGCACAG TAGGTCCAGAAGCAGGTCAAGGTCACGGAGCAGAAGCTCATCTGGGTCTCGCAGCCGTTCCCGTTCTCGCAGCCGCAAGTCTTACAGCAGGTCACGGAGCAGGAGCCATAGCAAGTCTCGATCAGTCAGTCGATCTCCAGTGCCAGACAAGAGCCAGAAACGTCGTTCTTCCAGTAGATCAAAATCTCCATCTGTGGATCGGCAGAGGTCTAGATCAAGGTCCAGATCTGTTGACAGTGGCAACTGA
- the SRSF5 gene encoding serine/arginine-rich splicing factor 5 isoform X3, producing MSGCRVFIGRLNPAAREKDVERFFKGYGRIRDIDLKRGFGFVEFEDPRDADDAVYELDGKELCSERVTIEHARARSRGRGRGRYSDRFSSRRPRSDRRNAPPLRTENRLIVENLSSRVSWQPICVVGLMTRSACGLS from the exons ATGAGCGGCTGCCGCGTCTTCATCGGGAGGCTGAACCCGGCCGCCAGGGAGAAGGATGTGGAGAGGTTTTTCAAAGGATACGGACGCATCCGCGACATCGATCTCAAGAGAGGGTTCGGGTTTGTG GAATTTGAAGATCCGAGGGATGCAGATGATGCCGTCTATGAATTGGATGGAAAGGAGCTTTGCAGTGAGAG ggTGACAATTGAGCATGCCAGAGCACGCTcaaggggcagaggcagagggaggTACTCTGACCGTTTCAGTAGCCGCCGGCCACGCAGTGACAGGAG aaatgcCCCACCTTTAAGAACAGAAAATCGCCTCATAGTGGAAAACTTGTCTTCCCGAGTCAGCTGGCAG CCTATCTGTGTCGTTGGCCTTATGACGAGGAGTGCCTGTGGGTTATCCTAA